CCGACAGGGATATCGCAACCGGCGGCAAAAAGGAATCCCAGCAGCTGCTCGGAGCCATTGAATTCGCCAAGGAGCAGGGGGCAGACCAGATTGTGGTCTGGGGCTTCTCGATGGGCGCAGGCACTGCCCTGCAGGCAGGACTTGTAACCAAAGATGTGGATGCGATGATTCTGGACAGCACCTTCCTGCTGGAGCCGGACACCCTGTACCATAATATCAAGCAGAATATCAATCTTCCACGCCAGCCTTCGCTGGAGATTATGGAGATGCTCTTCCCGGTCCTGAACGGCACAGGACTGAATCAGATCCCTTACTCCAAGGTCAAATCGGAGGATTATCCGTTCCCGGTGCTGTTCATGCACGGTACTAAGGACGATAAGGCCCCTTATCCGATTGCCGAGGAGCTGGCGGCGAACCAGAGCAATCCGTATTCGGATTCATGGATCGTGGAGAACAGCCATCATGAGCTGCTGTTCCGCGAGCACCCGCGTGAGTATCTGCGGCGGGTATCCGCTTTTCTCGGGAATGTACAGCTGGCCCAGATCAGCGGGAGCCACAGCAATCCAACCGCAAGCAAATAAGCTTCTTACCGTTACCCTAAGGCATGTGCAGATGTATCCTGTGATACATTCTGTGCATGCCTTTTACTGTGCGTGGCACCAGGACCTCCAATCCGCCACGATTCCCTGCACAGGCTAGTCTCATAAGCTGTTCCTCTCCCGCATATAATGGACCGATGAAACTTTAGGACGGGAGGACTGCATGTCATGCCATATGTATTCGTTGCACCGCCGCCAGTACAGATTCTAGGGGAAATTGCCTTCTGGAAAAAACAGGAGAAGGAGCATGCCGAGGTTCTAATCCAGATCATCCCACGTCTGGAGGAGCCTTATGTGAAGCTGCTGGAGGACTGGGCCATTGTATTCCTGGCTACAGAACAGGCGGCACAGCATCTGCTTGCTAATCCGCAGCCACCGGACACAGGTGGTCCGGGGAGTCCATCCGCCGAAGCCGGGCTGCTGCTGCACACTGCCTGCGACCAGTCCGCCGAATTCATCCGGCACCTGAAGGCCATGAAGGAGGCAAGCGCCGCTGTCAATGCTTTCCCTCTGGCGGGAACCGCGCTGCTGCACTTCATCCGGGAGTCCGAATACTTCCTCGCCGTACTGGCGGCTCTCACCCCTGCGGACTACGGGCCCGGGATGCTGCGGATGAATCCTCCGGAGCAGGCGGAAGCGGCTCCTTCACC
The window above is part of the Paenibacillus sp. FSL H8-0048 genome. Proteins encoded here:
- a CDS encoding alpha/beta hydrolase; the protein is MPNEDKSASSTLIPIRMIRLKHIIVALLLSVFFFFVFCFIALHAYIAWVLSNPTVAPLYSNPYQAKGLAYEDITFPAKDGSRMMEGWYIPSKGATKTIVFSHGYGANREESWVPMYDLAHYAHSLRFNVVMFDYGFASKTDRDIATGGKKESQQLLGAIEFAKEQGADQIVVWGFSMGAGTALQAGLVTKDVDAMILDSTFLLEPDTLYHNIKQNINLPRQPSLEIMEMLFPVLNGTGLNQIPYSKVKSEDYPFPVLFMHGTKDDKAPYPIAEELAANQSNPYSDSWIVENSHHELLFREHPREYLRRVSAFLGNVQLAQISGSHSNPTASK